A genomic region of Papaver somniferum cultivar HN1 chromosome 7, ASM357369v1, whole genome shotgun sequence contains the following coding sequences:
- the LOC113298292 gene encoding beta-catenin-like protein 1 has product MDNMNSRNYIPKRKRDEDSDQFENGDFDNVDLSLLEAVEKSHSSIEVLDLKTLKKLVLSFERRLKDNIEARLKYPDQPERFADSEIELHEEIEKLKILAGGPELYPELVNLNTVQSILGLLGHDNTDIAIDVVGLLQDLTDEDVLEDNDEPAKILVDSLVENNALELLVQNLSRLSETDPDEMTAIYNTLATIENMVEVKPAVAELVCERTKLLRWLLAKIKVREFDGNKQYASELLAILLQNSTANQKRLGQMNGVDVVLQAVSFYKSRDPKSTDEEEMVENLFDCLCCLLMPVENKERFMKAEGVELMIIIMKQKKLAYASAIRALDFAMTKYLPACERFVDVLGLKTAFAAFMGKIPSTKKNKKESYQEELEERLISLIASLFGGIKRGSRRERLLSKFVENECEKIDRLMELYIRYSDRVKAETERMNQLELDDLEMDEDERYNRKLESGLYTLQLIAVILGHLWSSEHPRIRARIELLLKQQKLTRKDVQDILQEYHDNIGDVDGPEEKEQAQAKIQKFISSF; this is encoded by the exons ATGGATAATATGAACTCCCGCAATTACATTCCGAAGCGTAAACGAGACGAAGATTCTGACCAATTCGAGAACGGTGATTTTGATAATGTCGATCTCTCCTTACTTGAAGCTGTAGAGAAATCTCACAGCTCAATCGAAGTTCTTGatctcaaaaccctaaaaaaacttgTATTATCCTTCGAACGAAGACTTAAAGATAACATTGAAGCTCGATTGAAGTATCCAGACCAGCCTGAGAGATTTGCTGATTCTGAAATTGAACTCCATGAAGAAATCGAGAAGCTTAAAATCCTTGCTGGTGGACCTGAACTGTATCCTGAGTTAGTAAATCTTAACACAGTTCAGTCGATTCTTGGTTTATTAGGTCATGATAATACTGATATTGCTATTGATGTTGTTGGTTTACTTCAAGATCTTACTGATGAAGATGTTTTAGAGGATAATGATGAACCAGCTAAGATACTTGTGGATTCATTAGTTGAAAACAATGCTTTAGAGTTACTTGTTCAGAATCTTAGTAGGCTTTCTGAAACTGATCCTGATGAAATGACTGCTATATATAATACACTTGCAACTATTGAAAATATGGTTGAGGTTAAACCAGCTGTAGCTGAATTAGTGTGCGAGAGAACCAAGCTATTGAGGTGGTTATTAGCGAAAATTAAGGTTAGGGAATTTGATGGTAATAAACAATATGCTTCGGAGTTATTAGCTATTCTTTTGCAGAATAGTACAGCAAATCAGAAGAGATTAGGGCAAATGAATGGTGTAGATGTTGTTCTTCAGGCTGTTTCATTTTACAAGTCTAGGGATCCTAAGAGTaccgatgaagaagaaatggtggAGAATTTGTTTGATTGCTTATGTTGTTTGTTAATGCCTGTTGAGAATAAAGAGAGGTTCATGAAAGCAGAAGGAGTCGAGTTAATGATTATTATTATGAAGCAGAAGAAACTGGCTTACGCGTCTGCAATTCGGGCACTTGATTTTGCAATGACAAAGTATTTACCTGCTTGTGAGCGATTTGTGGATGTTCTGGGGTTGAAGACTGCATTCGCTGCTTTCATGGGTAAG ATTCCGTcaaccaaaaaaaataagaaagaaagcTACCAGGAGGAACTAGAAGAGCGTCTCATATCTCTTATTGCATCATTATTCG GTGGCATCAAAAGGGGTTCAAGAAGAGAAAGATTGCTGAGTAAGTTTGTGGAAAATGAGTGTGAAAAAATAGACCGGCTTATGGAGCTATACATACG ATATTCTGATAGAGTTAAAGCAGAGACGGAACGTATGAACCAGCTTGAACTTGATGATTTAGAG ATGGATGAGGACGAGCGCTACAACCGAAAACTGGAATCTGGATTGTACACTCTTCAG TTGATTGCTGTCATTCTTGGTCATCTTTGGTCTTCTGA GCATCCTCGAATAAGAGCTAGAATTGAACTACTACTGAAGCAACAAAAGTTGACGAGGAAAGATGTGCAGGATATTCTTCAA GAATATCATGACAATATTGGCGATGTGGATGGAccagaagaaaaagaacaagcaCAGGCAAAGATCCAGAAGTTCATTTCTTCCTTTTGA